CATTATCATGCGTTTCTATTGGAATTGCACGTTGTGAAATGATATCCCCAGCATCAAGTTGTTGGACCATATACATAATTGTGACACCCGTTTCTTTTTCACCATCTATAATCGCTTGATGAATCGGCGCCCCACCACGATACTTTGGTAATAATGAAGCATGTACATTCACAGCGCCATATTTTGGGTGTGTTAATAATTCGTTTGGTAACAATTGTCCAAACGCAGCTGTCACAATTACATCACATTCCATATTTAATAGCTGCTCAAGCGCTTCTGAATGTGCAAGCTTTTCAGGTTGCAAAACAGGAATATCATGCGCCACTGCAACTTTTTTCACAGGTGGGGGTGTTAATGTACGCTTTCTACCCACTGGACGATCTGGTTGCGTCACAACAGTAATCACGTCATGTTCTTGAATTAACATTTCTAAAACTGATGTTGAAAAATCAGGTGTACCCATAAAAATAATTTTACTCATTGTCGTAATACGCCTCCAACTCTTTTTCTGTAATTTCTCGATCCATTATATCCGTAAAAAGCACACCATTCAGGTTATCAATTTCATGTAAAATCATACGTGCAACATCATCATAAGCCGTTAACTCCACATCTCGACCATAAACATCTTGACTTTTAACAGTGATCATTTGACTTCTCGTAACTTCACCATAGCGATTCGGGACACTTAAACATCCTTCGAGTTCAGTTGTCGTTGTATCTGATACGCTGATTATTGTAGGATTAATCAATTGAAGTAATCCATCTTGTTCCATATCTACGATCGCAATTTGAAGTGAAACCCCTATTTGTGGCGCACTCAAAGCTTGTCCACCAGCTGCATACATCGTATCTTCTATATCTTGAATAATTTGTGTTATGCGTTCATCAAATGTTGTCACACGTGCTGCTTTTTTACGAATTAACGGATGCTTATCCGTTAGAATTTTCTTTATTGCCATGTCCAAATCTCCTATTAAAATTCATCATTATATTATAGCTTAAATTTAATAAAATTGCGATGACGCACATTGGATACGTACATAACGATTGTATTACAATGTTGAAATATATTAAAAGTCGCAAGGCAAGACAACTAAAAAAAGAAAGTAAAACCCAAATCGCGTTGATTTCAATGTTTTACTTTCATGTAGATCTTAAAATATATGACATTATCATATGTGGATAATGGATTGTGACAGATAACTGTGTATAGGGATGTAACAACGTTGATTTAATAGGTTTTTATCAAAGGTTTCGTGGCTCAAGATGTGTCACTTTCCATACATATTGACCTTATATAGAACTTGTACCATAGCCACGCTATTCATAAAAAAATATTATTTTTTTAAAAACCGACATGCTAGCCAATGTGATGAAAGCACCAAACCAATACTAAAAAATATTACAATAATGAAATTGATTAATATATTAAACATATGGTCACCGGGCAAATATGAAAATAATAAAAACATAGGGATTGTAAATATTAAATCTAGCCACCCTAGTGACTTTAATACTTCATCTATAGTATTCATTGATAACACCTCTATTTGCATATTATTTTACAACCCACAGCTTTCCATCTATATTTTGAACAGTTTTATGAAAATATATCTGCATACAACGTAATAAATACCGCAGTAGTATCAAAAGGACAAGATACTAAGGATTTAGCAACACAACTAACATTGCTACTCCAATACACAGTTTAACTAAAACAGACACATGCCTATCTAAGAATGGCTATTTTACATGTCCATTTCTAAAAAATGTGGGGTCGTCACCCATAGTTTTCTTCCACTATTTTACCTTTTTGCTTCACTTCTAATCTCAAAATCAAATACCTATTCACGCTATATTTACCAAACATAACTTTCGTATGTTCTTTACATCATCATATGTGGATTAATATCAATTTTTAAAGCTAATTTTTCTTTTATAAACTGTTCGTGATAATAATCATCTAAATACGTTAAAGCATGTATCAATGATGGCTCACTTTTATACTTAACAAGTACCTGGAAGCGATGTTCATTATTGATTCTCGGTATTGCTGCCGGGGACGGCCCTAAAATTAGCGCTTTATCTGAAAGATGTTGAATCAAAATTTGATGGACATGTGTCGCCGCTTCTAACACTTTTTTCATATTCGAATGCGTAATCGTAAAGTTGATTAAGTAATAGTACGGTGGATACTGACCGATTTGACGATATTTCATTTCCTTAAGATAAAAATTAATAAAGTCATTCGCTTTCACGTCTTGAATAGCGTAATGATCAGGATTGTATGTTTGTATAATCACCTCTCCTAATTTTTCATGCCTTCCCGCCCGACCGGAGACTTGTGTCAACAACTGAAATGTCCGTTCACTTGCACGAAAATCAGGTAAATTAAGTAATGTATCAGCATTTAATACACCTACGAGGGTGATATTGGGAAAATCCAATCCTTTCGCAATCATTTGCGTTCCGAGTAAAATATCACCTTTACCTTCTTCAAATTGTTTAAGCAACTTTTCGTGACTGCCTTTTTGAGTCGTAGTATCCACATCCATTCGAATGATGCGTGCCTCAGGATAGATGTCATGTAAGTATTCTTCAACCTTTTGTGTTCCTACTCCCATTTGTCTAATATGTTCACTTTCACAACTAGGACATTGAAATGGCGCTTCTGTTTGATAACCACAATAATGACATTTAAGTTGATGAGATGCTTTGTGATACGTTAAAGAAATATCGCAATTCGGACATTGTGGCACATGACCACAATCACGACACAACATAAACGATGCGTAACCACGACGATTTAAAAATAATACCACTTGTTCACGTCGATCTAGTCTTGTTTGGATAGCCTCTTTCAGTTTTTCTGAAAACATTGAACGATTTCCATTTGCTAGTTCTTCTCGCATATCACAGATTTCTATCTCAGGTAAAGGCTGGTGATTGACTCGCGAAGGCATAGACAAAAGTTGGTACACGCCTTTTTCAGCACGTGCATAACTTTCGAGACTCGGTGTTGCACTTCCGAGTACCAAAGGACATTGATGATATTGAGAACGCCAAATTGCTATGTCGCGCGCATGATATCTAGGATAATCTTCCTGCTTATACGTGGCTTCATGTTCCTCGTCTATAATAATCATGCCTAAGTTCTTAAAAGGCGCAAATACACTTGAGCGTGCACCTACACTAACCCGTGCACGACCATCTCTTATTTTTCGCCATTCATCATATCTTTCTCCTTTAGACAAACCAGAATGCAAAACTGCAACCTCATCTCCAAAACGACGTTTAAATCGGTTTACCATTTGAGGTGTTAACGCGATTTCTGGTACTAACATCATCGCTGTTTTGCCATCAGTTAACACTTTATCAATAATTTGAAGATAAATTTCTGTTTTACCAGAGCCAGTCACACCATGAAGCAAAAACGTTTGAGACGTTTCACTTTCAGTCGCTTGTTTTAATTGCTTATATGTGGCTTGTTGCTCTTGCGTCAACGTACGTTTCGTTTCTGCTTCAAATACACGCCCATAATATGGATCGCGTTCAATAATCGCATCATATTTTTCTATCACACCATGTTTTGATAAAGTATTAATGGATGAATTCGAAAACCCAATGTCTAATATGTCTTGCAAAAATACATCCCTATGACGTTCATCTAATAAATAAGCTAATAATTCATATTGTTTAGGCTGTTTGTTTAATACATCTAAATAACTTTCAGCTTGTTCAACATCTATCACTCTAACAGCTTTTTTTGTTTTTTTAGCCATTGATTGATGTAATATCGTTTCTTCATGTATGTGACCTTTTTCTAAATAAGGGCGTAATGTTTGAATCATATGATCATTTTGCGCTTGATGATAGGCGTATTGCCCATGACGATCGAAATAATTTAACACAGATTCAGGAAGTGCTTGTACATCATTGATTTTAAATACTTTTTTATATTTTGCTTTTATCGCACTCGGCAACATCGTTTCTAATATAGATATGCGTTTACATACAAAATATCGGCTAAACCATTGACTCAAATGCACCAATTCTTCAGTCAGTTCAGGCTGAATATCTTTTACTTCAAGTATAGGCTTTAATTTATTTAAATCATATTCCGCTTTATCATCTGGTAGGCACGCCATCACAAAGCCTTGTATTTTTCGTGGTCCAAATGGCACAACCACTCTAACACCTGGTTGTATAACTGACAACAAATCGTTAGGAATACGATAATCAAAGGTACGATCAACACTTTTAGAATCCACATCTACAATGACTTGTGCAATGGTCATTGCCATTCACCTTCTAATGTATTTAAAATACGGCGCGCAACTTCAATTTTAGCGCCTTTAGAAATGGGCACTTCATGTCCATCATTGAAATACATCGTTACTTCATTTTCATCTGAATTAAATCCAATCGATGTATCACCGACATTATTGGCAATAATTACATCAGCGCGTTTACGTTTTAATTTATCTAATGCATAATGTGCGACATTTTGTGTTTCGGCTGCGAACCCTACAAGTTTTTGATGTGTTTTTTCTTCACCTAAGAATTTTAAAATATCGATGGTTCTTTTAAATTCAACACTTACGTTTCCATCTTGTTTTTTCATTTTATGTTCTAACGGTGCACACGGTGTATAATCCGAAACCGCTGCCGTTTTAAAAATGATATCTTGTGTTTGATAATGGGCATAAACTGCATCAAACATATCTTGTGCACTTTGGACAGAGATAAAAGTAACACCATCAGGCACCTTAATAGCCGTTGGGCCAGATATCAATGTCACATTGGCACCAAGTGTAACAAGCACTTCTGCAATTGCATAGCCCATTTTTCCTGAAGCACGATTTGAAACAAAACGTACGGGATCTATGACTTCGACAGTTGGTCCTGCAGTAATTAAAACGCGTTTATTTTTAAAATAAGACGGATGCTGTGATGCATTTTGAGATGTCGTGTGCACTTCTGAAAAATGATGTTGAACCATATCTGTAATATCAAGCGGTTCTGCCATACGTCCTTTAGCGACATAACCACAAGCTAAAAAACCTTCCCCTGGTTCAATAAAACGATACCCATCTTCTGCTAAAACCATCATATTGTGTTGAATTCGCGGATTGTTGTACATATTGACGTTCATCGCTGGCGCAATCCACTTAGGTGTAGAAGTCGCAAGTAAAGTCGATGTCACAATATCATCCGCTAACCCGTGTGCGAGTTTGGAAATCGTATTAGCTGTTGCTGGTGCAATTATAATCAAGTCCGCCCAATCTCCCAATGAAATATGCTGTATTTCTGCGGGATTTTCCTCTATAAACGTATTGGTATAAACGGGTTGACGACTTATCGCTTGAAACGATAATGGTGTCACAAATTGTTGCGCATGTTCTGTCATCATAACGCGCACATTGTAGCCGGCTTGTGTGAGTTTACTAGTTAATTCAATTGCTTTATATGCTGCGATACCACCTGTAACTCCGAGTAATATATTTTTCATTTCTTCCACTCCCGTAAAAACACTTGATTAGATTATAATATAGGTCGCTAAGGATTTCACTTTTTTATGACTGACTACCATTTGAGACTTTTATCTTTTAAACCACAACAGGTGATACATACTAAAAGGCTAAAACAACTCTGGATTAAGTTGTTTTAGCCTTTTATAACATGCATCGTTAAAAATAAGAATTAGAAATTTTTAGGGTCTACGTATGGGTGTACTTTATTAGCAGCAATTTCTTCTAAAGCACGTCCCACTGTTTTTTTGCTCGAATAATCATTTAATAATAAATGTTCTGGATCAGCTTGGATTTCACGCGCACGCTTCGCTGCAGTCGTCGCAATTAAATATTTAGAACTAATTTTATCTTGTAATTGATGAATAGGTGGATATAACATTATTTTTTGGCCTCCAATAACATTTTTCGGTATTTTGCTTCGATACGTTCCCGTTTTAAGTGTTCTGCTTCTACAATAGCTTGGATTCGGTCTTTCGCAAGGTCAACCTCATCATTCACTACGACATAATCATATAAGTTCATCATTTCGACTTCTTTACGTGCTTCATTTACACGACTTTGTATTTTTTCTTCAGACTCTGTTCCACGTCCAATTAAGCGTTCTCTTAAATGGTCAAGACTCGGTGGCGCTAAAAAAATAAACAAAGCATCTGGAAACTTTTTGCGAACTTGTTTTGCCCCTTCAACTTCAATTTCTAAAAAGACATCATGACCCGCATTCATTGTATCTTTTACATATTGAACAGGTGTGCCATAGTAATTGCCAACATATTCAGCGTATTCAATAAATGCATCGTCTTCGATAAGTTTTTCAAATTCATCCCTTGTTTTGAAAAAATAGTCCACGCCATCTACTTCACCGACACGCATCTCACGTGTTGTCATTGAAATTGAATATTTATAAGATGTCGTTGGATCATCAAAAATCCGCTTTCGAACTGTGCCCTTTCCTACACCAGAAGGGCCTGAGAGTACTATAAGTAAGCCTTTTTCAGTATCCATTCCTTACGACCTTTCCTTCGCTATTCTATAGTTATTAACATATCTTACCATAATTTTAATTCTATTGTATAGAGCTTACCTACAGAAATGTTTAATCTGCATAACGGTCATGTGCATGTTATAATAAACCAATGAATTTTAGTAAAGGTGGCACTTAAATATGGCTTTTGATGGACTTTTTACACGAAAAATGGTTGACTCACTACAATTTTTAGTCTCTGGACGCATCCATAAAATAAACCAACCGGAAAATGACACGATTATCTTGGTCGTACGACAGCATCGTCAAAACCATCAATTGTTGTTATCCATTCATCCAAATTTCGCACGCATTCATTTAACTGAGAAAAAATATAACAATCCTTTTGAACCCCCTATGTTTGCACGTGTGTTCCGCAAACATTTAGAAGGTGGTATTATCCAATCGATACGTCAAATTGGAAATGATAGACGCATTGAAATTGACGTAATGAGTAAAGATGAAATTGGAGACACCATTTATCGAACGGTAATTTTAGAAATTATGGGGAAACATAGTAATCTTATCCTTGTGAATGAACAGCGTAAAATTATAGAAGGCTTCAAACATTTAACGCCGAATACCAATCTTTATCGCACTGTAATGCCTGGATTTTCATATGAGGCACCACCTTCTCAAAATAAGCGTAATCCTTTTGAATGTAACGGTGCAGAAGTGCTGCGATATATTGATTTTAATGCTGGCAAAATTGATCGCCAACTTTTACAAACGTTCGAAGGTTTCTCACCTTTAATCACTAAAGAAATTACTAGCCGTAGACCATTTATGACGACGCAAACATTACCAGAAGCTTATGATGAAGTACTTCATGATATAGACCAAGCACCTACACCCGTATTTCATAAAAATCACGAAACAGGCAAAGAAGATTTTTACTTTATGATGTTATCACAATTTTATGATGATCAAGTGACTTTCGACTCATTACATCATTTGTTAGATCGTTTTTATGACGCTCGCGGTGAACGAGAACGTGTGAAACAACGGGCGAACGATTTAGTGAAATTAGTGCATCAATTGTTGCAAAAAAACGCAAATAAACTAAGTAAGTTGGTAGATGAATTAGACGGAACTCTAAACAAAGAGACGCAACGCCTTTATGGTGAATTGATTACTGCGAATATCTATCAATTGAATACAGGCGATACGCAGTTAATCACAATCAATTATTATACAAACGAAGAAGTTACAATACCTCTCAATCCGATGAAAACACCGGCTGATAACGCCCAATTTTACTATAAGCAATATAATAGACTCAAAACACGCGAACGCGAATTGAAACATCAAATTGAACTAACAAAAGCCAATATTGCTTACTTTGAAAACATCGAACAACAACTCACACATATTACTGTTGACGAAATCGATGATATTCGTGAAGAATTAGCCGAACAAGGGTTTATTAAACAACGTAAACATAAGAAATCCAAAAAAAATCAACGTATCACATTACAAACATATATTTCTACAGATGGCGATACCATTCACGTTGGAAAAAATAATAAGCAAAATGACTATTTAACTAACAAACTTGCGAAAAAGTCACAATTATGGTTTCATACAAAAGATATACCAGGCAGTCATGTTGTAATCATGTCGGATGCGCCTACGCAACGTACAATAGAAGAAGCGGCGATGATTGCGGCATATTTCTCCAAAGCAGGACAATCTGGACAAATTCCAGTAGACTATACCGAAATTCGTCATGTGCATAAACCGAGTGGAGCAAAACCAGGGTTTGTAACATATGATAATCAAAGAACACTTTACGCAACGCCAGACCTTGATAAGATTATGTCATTAAAAAAAGCGTCTCATATGTAAATGCTCACATTAAAGAAGCCTTCAACACACGTTTCATGCGTTTTGAAGGCTTCTTTATGCAGTATTGGAATGACGATATCTCGATCCTATAAAATTTGTCTTCATGTATGATCATACTTTATTATGAAACGCTTACTTTTGCGATTCAGGGAGTGCGAGTTGAAAGTTCACCCCAAATTTATCTTGAACCCATGCAAATTCACGATACTGAGGTTGCATTTCTGTTTTTGGCATTAAAATTGCTCCACCATCTTTTAAACCATTATAAAGTACATCCATTTGGTATTGGTCTTTAACCGTTACGAACAATGACATCGCTGGATTCATCTCAATTTCTGTGCCATTCATATTGTCAATGGCCATAAAGACTTGTCCGTTTAGTTTAAAAATAGTATGTTGGACTTTTCCAGCTTGTTCTGGTGTTGACTCATCATATTTTACCATTGTAATAATTTCACTATCATCAAATAAAGACGTATACAGATGCACCGCTTCTTCAGCATCTCCATTAAACATTAAAAACGTAGTAATTTTTGGTATTTTCATTCCGTATGTCCTCCTTGATGTGGTTGAGACATTATTGTCATGTGCCACAAAATTATGATGTGGCAGCACTTAAATGTCATAGGACTAATTTGTACTCCCACTCACTGATTCTTTTAAACTTTCACTTATGTATATAACCCGTTACAATGGAATTAAATCATGAATGGAGGAATTTTCGAGATGATAAGTATAAATTTGGTTATCCCAATTCTTATCCTTTTAGTCATTATGCTTATTGGCTATGCGTTTGCACGTTGGTTTTTAAGATAAAACATTTAAAAGTGACGATAGCATCCTGTACACCTCATAGAATGCGTGTTTAAATCACATCGTACCAATAACATAAAATTACCTTCAACAGTCCCCTAGTATGGCTGCTGAAGGTTTTTGCTTTAGCCGTCATGTCACCTATTGTCTATTCGTTATGTTTAGCGTGTGAACATGGCGTCAAAATGACTCATGTTTACAACGTATTGCGCCATTGAATCAAACCATCAATATCTTGTTTGGAAATCTCTCCTCTTTCAACAGCCACCTCAACCAATTCATCGAAATGGCTAAGTGTGTAGAAAGGAATACCGGTTTCCTTAAATCGTTCGTCTGCTTTTTGTAATCCATAAGTAAAAATCGCAACAACACCTAAAACGTCTGCTCCAGCATCTCGTAACGCTTCTACAGCAGTAATAGAAGAACCCCCAGTTGATATTAAATCTTCAATAACAACCACTTTTTTACCTTTACTAGAAGCACCTTCAATTTGGTTTTGTTTTCCATGACTTTTACTTTTCGAACGTACATAACTCATCGGTAACGTCATTTTATCCGAAATGTAAGCTGCATGAGGAATTCCTGCTGTCGCAGTGCCAGAAATAATCTCAACATCCCTAAAATGTTCTTCTATCAACTGTATGAGACCATAACGTACTGCTTCACGGACTTTTGGATAACCTAACGTGACACGATTATCACAATAAATCGGTGACTTAATACCAGAACTCCATGTAAACATGTCATTTGGTGATAAGGATACTGCCTCTATATCAAGTAATGCTTGTGCAATGTGTTTCGCCATTAGTTTAACCAACTTTCTTTAATTTGATGATATGCCTGTACTGGATCTTGACTTTGTGTAATAGGGCGTCCGACCACAATATGCGTCGCACCAAGTTGTCTCGCCTCTTGTGGTGTTGTAACACGTTTTTGATCATTAACATCACTGTGCGCAGGGCGAATACCCGGAGTCACTTTTATGAACGATTTACCACAATGTTCTTCAATTAATGTTGTTTCAAGCGGTGAGCAAACAACACCATCCAAACCAGCATGTTGCGCCAATTTTGCATAATGGAGAACGGCTTCTTCCATTGTACATTTGATATTTTGTTCTTCATGCAACATTTTTTCTGTAGTTGAAGTCAATTGCGTCACTGCAATAATTTTGATATCAGGATTCACTTTTTTCAGACCTTCTACCGCACGTTCCATCATTTCCGTGCCCCCTGCCGCATGTACATTAACAAGATCAACGTCTAATGTCGCAAGCCCTTCCATCGCTTTTTTTACCGTGTTAGGAATATCATGAAGCTTTAAATCCAGGAAAATTGTATGTCCTAGTGATTTTATATCTTCAATTAAGGATGGTCCTGTTTGATAAAACAATTCCATTCCAACTTTTACAAATAAGGGCTCATTAAACTGGTTCAAAAATTGAATCACTTCTGACTGCGAAGCAAAATCAAGTGCGATAATGGGAGTATTTTTCATTCTTTACAGTCCTTTCTGCGTGCGCCCTTTTAACTCGAGAATATGGTTCACACCTAAGTCGTTTAATAACGTAGGCAACGTTTCTATAATCTCTTTACATACGCGCGGATTTTGAAAATTTGCTGTACCTACTGCTACGGCATCCGCTCCGACTGAAATATAATCAATGACATCTTGCGCATTTTGGATACCACCCATCGCGATGATTGGAATGTCCGGCAATGCATTGCGCACTTCGTAGACCATGCGCAGCGCAACAGGCTTTATCGCTGGACCGCTAAGGCCACCAATAATATTACTAATAATCGGGCGCCCCGTTTTAGAATCAATACGTAATCCTACAAGTGTATTAATCATCGTTAATCCATCTGCATATTGCGCAATTGCCCGAGCCATTTCAACAATATTTGTTACATTCGGTGATAATTTCACATACACTGGCACGTCTGAAACAGCTTTTACTTTTTGCGTTAAAGTTGCAGCAACAGAGGGGTCCACACCAAACTGCATACCACCTTCTTTAACATTTGGGCATGAAATATTGAGTTCTATCGCATGAACATTCGGTGCTTTTGAAATATGTTTTGCGACGTATACATAATCTTCTTCTGTAGACCCTGCAACATTCGCGATGATCGGTACATCATAGGCTTCTAACACTTTTAATTCTTGTTCTAAAATATGATGAACACCTGGATTTTGAAGTCCTATTGCATTAATCATGCCACTATCGGTTTCAGCAACACGCGGTGTCTCATTCCCATAACGTGCTTCTTTCGTAGCTGCTTTAATCATGATCGCCCCAAGATCTGAAAGATTATAAAACTGACTATATTCAGCGCCAAAAGCAAAACAACCACTTGCTGGCATGACTGGATTTTTTAAATTCAACCCTGGTAACGTAACGGATAATTGACTCATAAAACCACTGCTCCTTTTTCAAAAACAGGCCCATCTGTACAAACTTTCACATAATCTGTGTCACTATGAGGGACGTGGCACACACAAGCGAAGCATGCACCAACACCACAGCCCATGCGCTCCTCTAAAGAAATGTAACCGGGCACATCTTTTAATGTATACAGTTCTGTTAATGCTTTTAACATTGGTTTAGGACCACACGTGTAGTAAATATCATAATCTAC
The sequence above is a segment of the Staphylococcus hyicus genome. Coding sequences within it:
- the pyrE gene encoding orotate phosphoribosyltransferase, giving the protein MAKHIAQALLDIEAVSLSPNDMFTWSSGIKSPIYCDNRVTLGYPKVREAVRYGLIQLIEEHFRDVEIISGTATAGIPHAAYISDKMTLPMSYVRSKSKSHGKQNQIEGASSKGKKVVVIEDLISTGGSSITAVEALRDAGADVLGVVAIFTYGLQKADERFKETGIPFYTLSHFDELVEVAVERGEISKQDIDGLIQWRNTL
- the gmk gene encoding guanylate kinase — protein: MDTEKGLLIVLSGPSGVGKGTVRKRIFDDPTTSYKYSISMTTREMRVGEVDGVDYFFKTRDEFEKLIEDDAFIEYAEYVGNYYGTPVQYVKDTMNAGHDVFLEIEVEGAKQVRKKFPDALFIFLAPPSLDHLRERLIGRGTESEEKIQSRVNEARKEVEMMNLYDYVVVNDEVDLAKDRIQAIVEAEHLKRERIEAKYRKMLLEAKK
- a CDS encoding Rqc2 family fibronectin-binding protein: MAFDGLFTRKMVDSLQFLVSGRIHKINQPENDTIILVVRQHRQNHQLLLSIHPNFARIHLTEKKYNNPFEPPMFARVFRKHLEGGIIQSIRQIGNDRRIEIDVMSKDEIGDTIYRTVILEIMGKHSNLILVNEQRKIIEGFKHLTPNTNLYRTVMPGFSYEAPPSQNKRNPFECNGAEVLRYIDFNAGKIDRQLLQTFEGFSPLITKEITSRRPFMTTQTLPEAYDEVLHDIDQAPTPVFHKNHETGKEDFYFMMLSQFYDDQVTFDSLHHLLDRFYDARGERERVKQRANDLVKLVHQLLQKNANKLSKLVDELDGTLNKETQRLYGELITANIYQLNTGDTQLITINYYTNEEVTIPLNPMKTPADNAQFYYKQYNRLKTRERELKHQIELTKANIAYFENIEQQLTHITVDEIDDIREELAEQGFIKQRKHKKSKKNQRITLQTYISTDGDTIHVGKNNKQNDYLTNKLAKKSQLWFHTKDIPGSHVVIMSDAPTQRTIEEAAMIAAYFSKAGQSGQIPVDYTEIRHVHKPSGAKPGFVTYDNQRTLYATPDLDKIMSLKKASHM
- the pyrF gene encoding orotidine-5'-phosphate decarboxylase, whose amino-acid sequence is MKNTPIIALDFASQSEVIQFLNQFNEPLFVKVGMELFYQTGPSLIEDIKSLGHTIFLDLKLHDIPNTVKKAMEGLATLDVDLVNVHAAGGTEMMERAVEGLKKVNPDIKIIAVTQLTSTTEKMLHEEQNIKCTMEEAVLHYAKLAQHAGLDGVVCSPLETTLIEEHCGKSFIKVTPGIRPAHSDVNDQKRVTTPQEARQLGATHIVVGRPITQSQDPVQAYHQIKESWLN
- a CDS encoding peptide deformylase; the encoded protein is MAIKKILTDKHPLIRKKAARVTTFDERITQIIQDIEDTMYAAGGQALSAPQIGVSLQIAIVDMEQDGLLQLINPTIISVSDTTTTELEGCLSVPNRYGEVTRSQMITVKSQDVYGRDVELTAYDDVARMILHEIDNLNGVLFTDIMDREITEKELEAYYDNE
- a CDS encoding VOC family protein — protein: MKIPKITTFLMFNGDAEEAVHLYTSLFDDSEIITMVKYDESTPEQAGKVQHTIFKLNGQVFMAIDNMNGTEIEMNPAMSLFVTVKDQYQMDVLYNGLKDGGAILMPKTEMQPQYREFAWVQDKFGVNFQLALPESQK
- the fmt gene encoding methionyl-tRNA formyltransferase: MSKIIFMGTPDFSTSVLEMLIQEHDVITVVTQPDRPVGRKRTLTPPPVKKVAVAHDIPVLQPEKLAHSEALEQLLNMECDVIVTAAFGQLLPNELLTHPKYGAVNVHASLLPKYRGGAPIHQAIIDGEKETGVTIMYMVQQLDAGDIISQRAIPIETHDNVGTMHDKLSALGTELLKETLPSILNGTNARIPQDTAHVSFASNIQREDEWIDWHQDARRIFNHIRGLSPWPVASTTLEDKTMKLYAATIVSNVSGRPGEIIKTTKKEIIVGTGSDESIALTEIQLSGKKRMPTSNFLSGYHDTLVGKELG
- the rpoZ gene encoding DNA-directed RNA polymerase subunit omega — its product is MLYPPIHQLQDKISSKYLIATTAAKRAREIQADPEHLLLNDYSSKKTVGRALEEIAANKVHPYVDPKNF
- the coaBC gene encoding bifunctional phosphopantothenoylcysteine decarboxylase/phosphopantothenate--cysteine ligase CoaBC; the protein is MKNILLGVTGGIAAYKAIELTSKLTQAGYNVRVMMTEHAQQFVTPLSFQAISRQPVYTNTFIEENPAEIQHISLGDWADLIIIAPATANTISKLAHGLADDIVTSTLLATSTPKWIAPAMNVNMYNNPRIQHNMMVLAEDGYRFIEPGEGFLACGYVAKGRMAEPLDITDMVQHHFSEVHTTSQNASQHPSYFKNKRVLITAGPTVEVIDPVRFVSNRASGKMGYAIAEVLVTLGANVTLISGPTAIKVPDGVTFISVQSAQDMFDAVYAHYQTQDIIFKTAAVSDYTPCAPLEHKMKKQDGNVSVEFKRTIDILKFLGEEKTHQKLVGFAAETQNVAHYALDKLKRKRADVIIANNVGDTSIGFNSDENEVTMYFNDGHEVPISKGAKIEVARRILNTLEGEWQ
- a CDS encoding DUF6007 family protein, producing the protein MNTIDEVLKSLGWLDLIFTIPMFLLFSYLPGDHMFNILINFIIVIFFSIGLVLSSHWLACRFLKK
- the priA gene encoding primosomal protein N', yielding MAMTIAQVIVDVDSKSVDRTFDYRIPNDLLSVIQPGVRVVVPFGPRKIQGFVMACLPDDKAEYDLNKLKPILEVKDIQPELTEELVHLSQWFSRYFVCKRISILETMLPSAIKAKYKKVFKINDVQALPESVLNYFDRHGQYAYHQAQNDHMIQTLRPYLEKGHIHEETILHQSMAKKTKKAVRVIDVEQAESYLDVLNKQPKQYELLAYLLDERHRDVFLQDILDIGFSNSSINTLSKHGVIEKYDAIIERDPYYGRVFEAETKRTLTQEQQATYKQLKQATESETSQTFLLHGVTGSGKTEIYLQIIDKVLTDGKTAMMLVPEIALTPQMVNRFKRRFGDEVAVLHSGLSKGERYDEWRKIRDGRARVSVGARSSVFAPFKNLGMIIIDEEHEATYKQEDYPRYHARDIAIWRSQYHQCPLVLGSATPSLESYARAEKGVYQLLSMPSRVNHQPLPEIEICDMREELANGNRSMFSEKLKEAIQTRLDRREQVVLFLNRRGYASFMLCRDCGHVPQCPNCDISLTYHKASHQLKCHYCGYQTEAPFQCPSCESEHIRQMGVGTQKVEEYLHDIYPEARIIRMDVDTTTQKGSHEKLLKQFEEGKGDILLGTQMIAKGLDFPNITLVGVLNADTLLNLPDFRASERTFQLLTQVSGRAGRHEKLGEVIIQTYNPDHYAIQDVKANDFINFYLKEMKYRQIGQYPPYYYLINFTITHSNMKKVLEAATHVHQILIQHLSDKALILGPSPAAIPRINNEHRFQVLVKYKSEPSLIHALTYLDDYYHEQFIKEKLALKIDINPHMMM